In a genomic window of Sus scrofa isolate TJ Tabasco breed Duroc chromosome 4, Sscrofa11.1, whole genome shotgun sequence:
- the PPGRP-S gene encoding peptidoglycan recognition protein S isoform precursor (The RefSeq protein has 1 substitution compared to this genomic sequence): protein MLQWLLVFPALGLGVWGNSSWDETQAKHQSEGPQDLFGNISQLIDKGRLGFGGVSTVVSRKEWGADTVGCCAPLALPVDYLIMHHVPGLECHNQTRCSQRLRELRAHHVRNGWCDVAYK, encoded by the exons ATGCTGCAGTGGCTTCTTGTCTTCCCTGCTCTGGGCCTTGGGGTCTGGG GTAATTCCTCCTGGGATGAAACACAAGCTAAACACCAGTCAGAGGGGCCTCAGGACCTGTTCGGCAACATCTCCCAGCTCATTGATAAAGGCAGACTGGGTTTTGGTG GCGTCTCCACCGTGGTCTCTCGCAAGGAGTGGGGGGCGGACACTGTTGGTTGCTGTGCCCCACTGGCCCTGCCAGTGGACTACCTCATCATGCACCATGTCCCTGGGCTGGAGTGTCACAACCAGACCGGGTGCAGTCAGAGGCTGCGGGAGCTGCGGGCACATCATGTGCGCAATGGCTGGTGCGACGTGGCCTACAAGTAA